From Mucilaginibacter gotjawali:
GGCCGGAGCAGTTAGCGATCCACGAATTCAGGCATGTACAGCAATATAATAATTTTAATGTCGGGTTTTCGCACGCGCTCAAAGTGCTTTTTGGTGAAGGCGGGCAGGCATTAGGTAATGATATTGCCATCCCCAACTGGTTTTTTGAGGGCGACGCCGTTTTTAACGAAACCCATGTGAGCGAACAGGGCAGGGGCAGGTTACCCTACTTTTTCAACGGTTACCGGGGCCTTTGGGCTGCAGGCAAGGAATACAGTTATATGAAATTGCGCAATGGTTCGTACCGTGATTACATTCCTGACTGGTACCCCCTGGGTTATATGATGGTGAGCTATGGTCGTGAAAAATATGGTGATGATTTTTGGAAAAAGGTAACGCATGATGCGGCGGCATATAAAGGCGTATTCTTCCCGCTTCAAAAGGCGATTAAAAGATATACAGGTAAAGATTTTGATCAGTTCAGAAATGATGGGTTTGATTTTTATAAAAAGCAATTCGGCATTCCGCAAACTGATAACAATTCACTAAATCTCCCCCTCACTAATTCATTAAATAAAAAGCATTTTGATGCGGACCGGGAATATCCGGTTTATATAAATGACAGTACGCTCATTTATATGAAAAGCACCTACAATCATATCCCGGTATTCGTTGAGAAAACCGGTAATCATGAGCAAAAGATAGCGGTCAGAAGTGTTTCACTGGATACTTATTTCGCCTATCATAACGGAAAAGTTGTTTATCCGGCTTATCGCCGTGATCTGCGTTGGAATTACCGCGATTATAGCGAACTGATGTTGTTGGATGTTAATACCGGTGAGGAACGCCGCCTTACAAAAGGCGCCAAATATTTTGCGCCCGATTTTAGCCCCGACGGTAAAACCATTGTCGCGGTTAAAGAAGGAACCAACGGTAACTGCGATCTTCATTTGATAAATGCAACTGATGGCAGTTTAATAGCGATCGTTCCGAATAAAGAGAACTTATTTTATACCTACCCAAAGTTTTATGGGGATAACCAGCTGATTGCTGCGGTACGAACCCCCAAAGGCGAAATGACCTTAGACCTGGTCGATATAAAAACCGGGCAAAACAAATATTTGCTGCCGTTATCCTACCAGCCAATCGCCTTTCCGGTAGTGAAAAATGATACGGTTTATTTTTCGGCAACGCTTGGTATTGACGATCGTTTGTTTGCATTCAGTTTAAAAACCGGCAAATTATTTGAGTTGAAGAATTACAACCTGGACGGCTCCATTGGTAATTATCAGCCCGCTGTCAGTAACCACAAATTTGCCTGGGTGGGTTTTACGGCTTTTGGCTACCGGCTAAACGAATGGGATAAAAGTAAACTTGATTGGGCCGATATAGAACCCGCCGCAGCCCGTGGTGGTTTATCAGATTTTGGCATCAGCGCATTAACCCGAGATGGCTCAACCGATCTGCTGGCTAAGGTGAAAAACGATTCCCTGCCTGTCACCAAATATCGCAAATCGCAT
This genomic window contains:
- a CDS encoding TolB family protein, which produces MKSPFYLLLLLLITATATKTIAQEFGGNPPSIKWKQIDLPAAKVIFPYGLDSAGLRVANIIRQMNGSIQPTIGFKQRQISIVLQDQTTISNAYVGLAPFRSEFYLTPEQNSFELGSLSWPEQLAIHEFRHVQQYNNFNVGFSHALKVLFGEGGQALGNDIAIPNWFFEGDAVFNETHVSEQGRGRLPYFFNGYRGLWAAGKEYSYMKLRNGSYRDYIPDWYPLGYMMVSYGREKYGDDFWKKVTHDAAAYKGVFFPLQKAIKRYTGKDFDQFRNDGFDFYKKQFGIPQTDNNSLNLPLTNSLNKKHFDADREYPVYINDSTLIYMKSTYNHIPVFVEKTGNHEQKIAVRSVSLDTYFAYHNGKVVYPAYRRDLRWNYRDYSELMLLDVNTGEERRLTKGAKYFAPDFSPDGKTIVAVKEGTNGNCDLHLINATDGSLIAIVPNKENLFYTYPKFYGDNQLIAAVRTPKGEMTLDLVDIKTGQNKYLLPLSYQPIAFPVVKNDTVYFSATLGIDDRLFAFSLKTGKLFELKNYNLDGSIGNYQPAVSNHKFAWVGFTAFGYRLNEWDKSKLDWADIEPAAARGGLSDFGISALTRDGSTDLLAKVKNDSLPVTKYRKSHHLLNFHSLIPNFVDPDYTISLAGENVLNTLQTQLSFTYNRDEGFKEFGFDAVYGVLFPYISAGSDYFIGRRGYHNGNNVYWNETDMHGGFELPLNLSEGKNFTYLRAGSDLYSTSVNFQQPYRGLFADRAYTYLNYYLSFSNTIQQAKQNIYPRFGQSIYLNYKSAISVASSAQFLANGFLYLPGFMLNHNLVVNVAHQQKNKNEVINFSNGFPFSRGYTAENLYDMNKAGVNYHFPIAYPDAGFANTFYISRIRGNAFYDYTHATDFYTDGRNFKATFRSAGAEIYFDSKLFNQGNISFGFRYSYLMDPDIFGGAGRNRFEIIVPVTLF